A region from the Helicoverpa armigera isolate CAAS_96S chromosome 6, ASM3070526v1, whole genome shotgun sequence genome encodes:
- the LOC135117026 gene encoding uncharacterized protein LOC135117026 gives MKLVISALVIMISGICLCMDEEQYMKENNLIKCYECLSDPLDGANATCRTDMTGARECYGKECNVLKMEFLGDDVVYRMCTGKHYTHGISHTIFSTEEGSVQRLGLKVSWSTCHENLCNSYNIKDKAVDSFATGSSVIWRTHVLTLFASVVLPLKYGAYFY, from the exons ATGAAACTCGTTATATCAGCATTGGTCATAATGATCTCTGGCATCTGTCTCTGCATGGACGAGGAAC aatatatgaaagaaaataatcttATTAAGTGCTACGAATGCCTCTCGGATCCACTGGACGGGGCCAATGCAACTTGTAGGACTGATATGACTGGTGCACGTGAGTGCTATGGCAAAGAATGCAATGTTCTAAAGATGGAAT TTCTCGGCGACGACGTAGTGTATCGTATGTGTACCGGCAAACACTATACACATGGTATCTCACACACGATATTTTCGACCGAAGAGGGTAGCGTACAGCGTTTAGGTCTGAAAGTTTCTTGGTCGACATGCCACGAAAACCTTTGcaattcttataacataaaggATAAAGCTGTTGATTCATTTGCGACTGGTTCTTCAGTTATTTGGAGAACTCACGTGCTGACCTTGTTTGCAAGTGTGGTGTTACCCCTTAAGTATGGTGCTTACTTCTACTAA